In the genome of Notamacropus eugenii isolate mMacEug1 chromosome 5, mMacEug1.pri_v2, whole genome shotgun sequence, one region contains:
- the LOC140508627 gene encoding LOW QUALITY PROTEIN: NACHT, LRR and PYD domains-containing protein 10-like (The sequence of the model RefSeq protein was modified relative to this genomic sequence to represent the inferred CDS: inserted 2 bases in 1 codon), whose protein sequence is METTLRNVLMKILEDLIEEELKKFKFQLEDPPLKEFGPMPRGQLHPAQPVDLAELLIAHYGVNYAVEVTKAVLXNHRDLVEKLEQAVEKAEKSQKTEDSDQDGQGPGYPNRKLQKENPDSQCLGEGAINDYRDIYRAHMREKLQAMEEEDAPFRLGQEYLQLQLEPLSQCNSSSISLETLFDSDANTSNAPTTVVLQGPAGIGKSTLARKVLQGWAAGTLYPGRFDYIFYIGYQEARLLRENSVDHLITTLCGNNSAPVSDILKQPQKLLFVLDGLDELHFLSAEQSPDFHSRVMEKESVDILLGDLIQKELLPQSTLLITVRPPTQEKLGPWLMHPRYVKVLGFSQKQKKEYFYLYFMNGDLAKKVFDFVQTNKTISDECCAPLLCWIICCWMKRRMEQGKSPTKALKNRTDIYMAYVSTFLPTEKCLSKPRQHVALRGLCSLATEGIQRQKILFTEGDLRRHNLDGVDTSAILYVSGSQEGLGGTMLYSFRHLSFQEFFSAMFYLLEDEISGKESQNLKELMEKQEASESVQFLHELLKKENEKNLELKFNLRVSLPLRKEVEILRKRMNRMRNALYQIRRNCEEILPNNPISASFQMNNSS, encoded by the exons ATGGAGACCACTCTGAGAAATGTTCTGATGAAAATCCTGGAGGACCTTATAGAAGAAGAACTCAAgaagttcaaattccagctggAAGACCCTCCCTTGAAGGAGTTTGGTCCCATGCCCCGGGGCCAGCTGCATCCTGCCCAGCCTGTGGATTTGGCAGAATTACTGATAGCTCACTATGGGGTAAACTATGCAGTAGAAGTGACCAAAGCAGTTCT AAACCACCGAGACCTTGTTGAGAAGCTGGAGCAAGCCGTTGAAAAAG CCGAAAAATCCCAAAAAACAGAAGATTCTGATCAGGATGGTCAGGGACCAGGATATCCCAACAGAAAGCTACAAAAAGAAAACCCAGATTCACAGTGTCTTGGAGAAGGAGCAATTAATG ATTATAGAGACATCTACAGAGCTCACATGAGAGAAAAGCTGCAGGCTATGGAGGAAGAAGATGCTCCCTTCAGACTTGGTCAAGAGTACCTCCAGCTTCAACTGGAGCCTCTAAGTCAATGCAATTCAAGTAGCATCAGTCTTGAAACCTTGTTTGATTCTGATGCAAACACATCCAATGCTCCTACAACTGTAGTGCTGCAGGGGCCTGCAGGCATTGGAAAGTCAACCCTTGCTAGGAAAGTCCTTCAGGGCTGGGCAGCTGGCACCCTATACCCTGGCAGGTTTGATTATATCTTCTACATTGGCTACCAAGAGGCAAGACTTCTGAGGGAAAACAGTGTGGACCATCTCATCACCACGTTGTGTGGCAATAACAGTGCTCCTGTTAGTGACATCCTCAAGCAACCACAGAAACTCTTATTTGTTCTGGATGGCCTTGATGAGCTACATTTCCTTTCTGCTGAACAAAGTCCTGATTTCCATTCTAGAGTCATGGAAAAGGAGTCTGTGGATATCCTCCTGGGTGACTTAATCCAAAAGGAGCTGCTGCCACAGTCAACTCTGCTCATCACAGTCAGGCCCCCAACTCAGGAGAAGCTAGGACCTTGGCTGATGCATCCACGCTATGTCAAGGTACTAGGCTTCTCCCAGAAGCAGAAGAAGGAgtatttttacttatattttatgaATGGGGACCTGGCAAAGAAAGTCTttgattttgtacaaacaaataaGACCATCTCTGATGAGTGTTGTGCCCCTCTCCTATGCTGGATCATCTGCTGCTGGATGAAGCGAAGAATGGAACAAGGCAAGTCTCCCACCAAGGCCCTCAAGAACAGGACAGACATCTACATGGCTTATGTTTCTACTTTTCTGCCAACTGAAAAATGTTTATCCAAGCCAAGACAGCATGTTGCCCTGCGAGGCCTGTGCTCCTTGGCCACAGAAGGCATCCAGAGGCAGAAGATCCTGTTTACAGAGGGAGACCTCAGGAGGCACAACTTGGATGGAGTGGACACCTCTGCAATCCTGTATGTGAGTGGTTCCCAAGAAGGGCTCGGTGGTACCATGTTGTATAGCTTCAGACATCTTAGCTTCCAGGAGTTTTTCAGTGCAATGTTCTATCTGCTGGAAGATGAGATTTCTGGCAAGGAAAGCCAGAATCTGAAGGAGTTGATGGAGAAACAGGAGGCATCAGAGTCTGTGCAGTTTCTCCATGAGCTcctaaagaaagagaatgaaaaaaatctggaGTTAAAATTCAACCTCCGAGTCTCACTGCCATTAAGGAAGGAAGTAGAGATATTAAGAAAGAGGATGAATAGAATGAGAAATGCTCTATACCAGATACGTAGGAACTGTGAAGAAATACTGCCCAATAATCCAATTTCTGCCTCTTTTCAAATGAACAACAGTTCTTGA